One window of the Thermasporomyces composti genome contains the following:
- a CDS encoding PQQ-binding-like beta-propeller repeat protein, giving the protein MRQVAFPGVASRGVAGVVATVLALVATVLLTPSSVAHAATDTSPAWSGSASVVSEASASSVEGRCTDAGVRTFGPASTTAAIVGATVHDDNVYVVSRGLVPPVLAEIDGATKKVVRTVELPSGEGGWATTVSGGQIYVGMYPVPDVHRFDPATGEVLTVARLGGSSGYVWALTTAPDGTVYAATYPDGGIWEIRTDTHEAVLIARPVPGAQYARYIAADDTHVYASVYTPGRLVAIDRRDHSVRYLNPPELGDQSYGPITVDGDRLITTSSHKLITMRTDGSEVLMVELPDSEVLIDALAVGPDATIYATTRRSGSLYRYRPGATEMERIATPAPYDEHRAIVLLDESTMVGAAGSGAVWWLDVNGGTFTYVDLIEAGFPPGPERPQAIAVTDDGTVYVGGHWAVEVHQPSTGTSTRVRVPGEVKAMLVHDGLVYMALYPSTELVALDTATLEVHRFGTILHDQQRPWDMDYDERTGLIVVASAPGTGLLEGALTVFDPRTGDMDVYPGIIEGQSIMSVDAVDGVAYLGGDVLGGGGVSPTRDSASVVAFDLRTRSVLWEIQPLPGHRTTQDVIVDRGILYGVMKREAGTWFALDLPSRTVRQQGFIGSYGETFVHRGRVFATVFTGQIFQLGPSLSEPLVVADGLGDMWYTNPQLAPEAGWYGWGIKDRDLAWIRIDPRCGVPVSEAGALRDDAAVRIGDVM; this is encoded by the coding sequence ATGCGCCAGGTGGCGTTTCCCGGTGTGGCGTCTCGCGGTGTGGCTGGCGTCGTCGCGACGGTCCTCGCACTCGTCGCGACGGTTCTCCTCACACCGTCCTCGGTCGCCCACGCGGCGACCGACACCTCGCCGGCGTGGAGCGGCTCGGCGTCGGTGGTGTCGGAGGCGTCGGCGTCCTCGGTCGAGGGCCGGTGCACCGACGCGGGCGTGCGGACGTTTGGCCCGGCCTCGACGACGGCGGCGATCGTCGGCGCGACCGTCCACGACGACAACGTGTACGTGGTCAGTCGGGGTCTCGTGCCGCCGGTGCTCGCCGAGATCGACGGCGCGACGAAGAAGGTGGTCCGCACCGTCGAGCTCCCCAGTGGGGAGGGTGGCTGGGCCACCACCGTGTCGGGCGGCCAGATCTACGTGGGTATGTACCCCGTACCAGACGTCCACCGATTCGATCCAGCCACGGGCGAGGTGCTGACGGTGGCGCGGCTCGGCGGCTCGTCTGGCTACGTCTGGGCGTTGACCACCGCGCCTGACGGCACCGTCTACGCGGCCACCTATCCCGACGGTGGAATCTGGGAGATCCGGACCGACACGCATGAGGCTGTCCTCATCGCGCGACCCGTTCCCGGGGCGCAATACGCGCGATACATCGCAGCCGACGACACGCACGTCTACGCCTCCGTCTACACCCCTGGGCGACTCGTGGCGATCGACCGACGTGACCACTCGGTCCGCTACCTCAACCCACCCGAGCTCGGTGACCAGAGCTATGGGCCGATCACGGTCGACGGCGATCGGCTCATCACCACCTCGTCCCACAAGCTCATCACCATGCGCACCGACGGCTCCGAGGTGCTGATGGTCGAGCTGCCGGACTCCGAGGTGCTCATCGACGCTCTCGCGGTCGGCCCGGACGCCACGATCTACGCCACGACTCGTCGGTCCGGCAGCCTCTACCGCTACCGCCCGGGAGCCACCGAGATGGAGCGAATCGCGACACCAGCGCCCTACGACGAGCACCGAGCCATCGTTCTCCTCGACGAGAGCACCATGGTCGGTGCGGCCGGCAGTGGCGCCGTGTGGTGGCTGGACGTGAACGGTGGAACGTTCACCTACGTCGACCTGATCGAGGCCGGCTTTCCGCCCGGACCGGAGCGCCCTCAAGCCATCGCGGTGACGGACGACGGCACTGTGTACGTCGGCGGCCACTGGGCGGTCGAGGTCCACCAGCCGAGCACGGGGACGTCGACACGTGTCCGCGTACCGGGCGAGGTGAAGGCCATGCTGGTCCACGACGGGCTGGTTTACATGGCGCTGTATCCGAGCACGGAGCTCGTCGCCTTGGATACCGCGACGCTGGAGGTCCACCGGTTCGGGACGATCCTGCACGACCAGCAGCGTCCGTGGGACATGGACTACGACGAGCGCACCGGTCTCATCGTCGTCGCCTCCGCGCCGGGCACTGGCCTGCTCGAGGGTGCGTTGACGGTGTTCGATCCTCGAACCGGCGACATGGACGTCTACCCCGGCATCATCGAGGGGCAGTCCATCATGTCCGTGGATGCCGTCGACGGAGTGGCGTACCTGGGTGGAGACGTGCTTGGCGGAGGCGGCGTGTCGCCCACCCGCGACAGCGCGTCCGTCGTGGCGTTCGATCTGCGAACTCGTTCGGTGCTGTGGGAGATCCAACCTTTGCCTGGCCACCGCACCACGCAGGACGTCATCGTCGATCGCGGCATCCTGTACGGCGTCATGAAGCGAGAGGCTGGGACGTGGTTCGCGCTCGACCTACCGAGCCGGACCGTGCGACAGCAGGGCTTCATCGGCAGCTATGGCGAGACGTTCGTCCACCGCGGACGAGTCTTCGCCACCGTCTTCACCGGTCAGATCTTTCAGCTCGGACCCAGCCTGTCCGAGCCACTCGTCGTCGCGGATGGGCTCGGCGACATGTGGTACACGAACCCACAGCTGGCCCCCGAGGCCGGCTGGTATGGCTGGGGGATCAAGGATCGGGACCTCGCGTGGATTCGCATCGATCCACGGTGCGGAGTGCCCGTCTCCGAGGCCGGCGCGCTACGGGACGATGCCGCCGTTCGGATCGGCGACGTCATGTGA
- a CDS encoding ABC transporter substrate-binding protein: MDAKHGETRGMSRKDLLRASGIVSLVTFGLPGCQFLSTDPDTRGRSGDGEAARGVEAPELARKVKAGELPPVKERLPENPAVVQPVERPGQYGGEWHTLLQGSADTSWAARILFYDYLLRWDPEWTRVLPNLAEEFEASDDATAYTFRLRRGVKWSDGAPFTADDIVFAQNDVLSNPELYPVPPWPGRAEKVDDITVRITLDEPDGLFLQRQCTALGRHLIGHPRHYAQRFHAAYNPDADEMAKAEGFEDWVAWYGAKLDPYRNVELPVLSAWKFTSAPGSGTRAVAERNPYYWKVDTEGRQLPYIDRVVFELINDVQVMVTKAIAGDFDIHCRHFNTLTNKPVLARGRSRGNYDFFALRSGSMNHTLIQLNLTHKDPVLREAFQNKDFRIGLSHAINRQEIIDAAFQKQGRPWQAAPRPESEFFDEEMATQYLEYDVELANRYLDKAGYAARDGEGRRLRPDGKPLAFTLEFSAELRPEWADTAHMIAAYWKAVGLDVMAQPRSRSLWIERVAANEHDVVIWQGDQGGYNAMATLLEPFYFFPQLPGGSRFAVRWAEWYQTGGASGEEPPEFNKRQMALYDEILATTDQERQFVLMKEILAIAKENFQVIGVGLEANGYGIVKNNVRNVPAEMIDTYTVQTPGHTHPEQYFIES; this comes from the coding sequence ATGGATGCCAAGCACGGCGAGACCCGTGGGATGTCCCGGAAAGATCTGCTGCGAGCCAGCGGGATCGTGAGTCTGGTGACCTTCGGTCTACCAGGGTGTCAATTCCTGTCGACCGACCCGGACACTCGAGGGCGGTCTGGAGACGGGGAGGCGGCCCGTGGCGTGGAAGCGCCCGAGCTCGCGCGTAAGGTGAAGGCGGGCGAGCTTCCTCCTGTCAAGGAGCGTCTGCCCGAGAACCCGGCCGTCGTCCAGCCCGTGGAGCGCCCTGGCCAGTACGGTGGGGAGTGGCACACGCTGTTGCAGGGCAGTGCGGACACCTCGTGGGCGGCGCGGATCCTCTTCTACGACTACTTGCTCCGCTGGGATCCAGAGTGGACCCGGGTGCTCCCGAATCTGGCCGAGGAGTTCGAGGCAAGCGACGACGCCACTGCCTACACGTTCCGCCTGCGGCGTGGTGTCAAGTGGTCGGACGGTGCGCCGTTCACCGCTGACGACATCGTCTTCGCGCAGAACGACGTGCTCAGCAATCCCGAGCTGTACCCCGTTCCGCCGTGGCCGGGGCGGGCGGAGAAGGTCGACGACATCACCGTCCGGATCACGCTGGATGAGCCGGACGGCTTGTTCCTGCAGCGTCAGTGCACCGCGTTGGGGCGCCACCTCATCGGACACCCCCGACACTACGCCCAGCGCTTCCACGCGGCCTACAACCCTGACGCCGACGAGATGGCGAAAGCCGAGGGGTTCGAGGACTGGGTCGCGTGGTACGGAGCGAAGCTCGACCCCTACCGCAATGTCGAGCTCCCTGTGCTGTCGGCGTGGAAGTTCACGAGCGCGCCGGGGAGTGGCACCCGCGCCGTCGCCGAGCGAAACCCGTACTACTGGAAGGTGGACACCGAGGGACGTCAGCTTCCCTACATCGACCGCGTCGTCTTCGAGTTGATCAACGACGTGCAGGTCATGGTCACCAAGGCGATCGCGGGTGACTTCGACATCCACTGCCGGCACTTCAACACGCTCACCAACAAGCCGGTGCTGGCGCGGGGCCGAAGCCGGGGCAACTACGACTTCTTCGCCCTGCGGTCAGGATCGATGAACCACACGCTGATCCAGCTCAACCTGACGCACAAGGATCCGGTCCTCCGAGAGGCCTTCCAGAACAAGGACTTTCGCATCGGACTGTCGCACGCGATCAACCGCCAGGAGATCATCGACGCCGCCTTCCAGAAGCAAGGACGACCCTGGCAAGCCGCTCCACGGCCGGAGTCGGAGTTCTTCGACGAGGAGATGGCCACCCAGTACCTGGAGTACGACGTGGAGTTGGCCAACCGCTACCTCGACAAGGCCGGTTACGCCGCCCGAGACGGGGAGGGTCGTCGACTCCGACCGGACGGCAAGCCGCTGGCCTTCACCCTCGAGTTCAGCGCGGAGCTGCGCCCGGAGTGGGCCGACACCGCCCACATGATCGCGGCCTACTGGAAGGCCGTCGGCTTGGACGTCATGGCGCAGCCACGCAGCCGCTCCCTGTGGATCGAGCGCGTGGCGGCCAACGAGCACGACGTCGTGATCTGGCAGGGCGACCAGGGTGGGTACAACGCGATGGCCACCCTGCTGGAGCCGTTCTACTTCTTCCCGCAGCTCCCCGGCGGGTCACGGTTCGCGGTTCGCTGGGCCGAGTGGTACCAGACCGGTGGCGCGTCGGGGGAGGAGCCGCCGGAGTTCAACAAGCGTCAGATGGCCTTGTACGACGAGATCCTCGCCACCACCGACCAGGAGCGCCAGTTCGTGCTGATGAAGGAGATCCTGGCCATCGCCAAGGAGAACTTCCAGGTGATCGGAGTCGGACTCGAGGCCAATGGTTACGGGATCGTCAAGAACAACGTCCGTAACGTTCCCGCGGAGATGATCGACACCTACACGGTGCAGACGCCGGGGCACACCCATCCTGAGCAGTACTTCATCGAATCGTAG